From Actinopolyspora lacussalsi, a single genomic window includes:
- a CDS encoding putative ABC transport system permease protein (product_source=KO:K02004; cath_funfam=3.30.70.260; ko=KO:K02004; transmembrane_helix_parts=Inside_1_19,TMhelix_20_39,Outside_40_267,TMhelix_268_290,Inside_291_302,TMhelix_303_325,Outside_326_344,TMhelix_345_367,Inside_368_384), which yields MWRWAGPERQRSNSSSRRALVLLAILTVLAGASASVSSGARSTIEREVLSSGGSTRIELSSIETGHSVRELNTENLDEARGLEHVAKIVPDHISTIYTGNSDPDAPTFDLTTHSWWPAARPSIVRGEIPQPLEPGQLVLPSRGSGVDFNRYVGEELLAAYTRATGERSGTPEQTTFEVVATYDPDWQLDGPDVAYAAPETTAMLAAAKAGMPPERYRSTTGATSAVVSVAEEQYVSAVAERLQRMGFSASPVADRVRNLPGVLGAAEPGCQLGILVLVVLAVAVLVGLSNTRSSVHNRLFGEVIRTGLLTGVLGSVVGFSGALLLRGPLEQLLGLKVSLTDMLPHPLWAVAVVLTPLIGLVLGALFGGRFAVRRAPRPPAAGQA from the coding sequence ATGTGGCGGTGGGCAGGGCCGGAGCGGCAACGGTCGAACTCCTCGTCACGGCGCGCGCTGGTTCTGCTGGCGATATTGACCGTACTGGCCGGCGCGTCGGCGAGCGTGAGCTCGGGAGCTCGTTCGACCATCGAGCGTGAGGTACTCAGCTCCGGCGGATCGACTCGGATCGAACTCTCCTCGATCGAAACCGGTCACTCCGTTCGTGAGCTCAACACCGAGAACCTCGACGAAGCGCGAGGGCTGGAGCACGTCGCCAAGATAGTTCCCGACCACATATCGACCATCTACACCGGAAACTCCGATCCCGACGCCCCCACCTTCGACCTCACCACGCACTCCTGGTGGCCCGCGGCACGCCCCTCCATCGTTCGAGGTGAAATACCGCAACCACTCGAACCGGGTCAGCTGGTACTCCCCTCACGCGGCTCCGGGGTCGATTTCAACCGATACGTGGGAGAGGAGCTTCTCGCCGCCTACACGCGGGCAACCGGCGAGCGCTCGGGAACACCCGAGCAAACGACTTTCGAGGTGGTGGCCACCTACGACCCCGACTGGCAGTTGGACGGTCCCGATGTCGCCTATGCCGCCCCGGAAACGACAGCCATGCTGGCAGCGGCCAAGGCGGGGATGCCCCCTGAGCGATACCGATCCACCACGGGAGCGACGTCGGCGGTGGTCTCGGTGGCTGAGGAACAGTACGTGTCCGCTGTGGCGGAAAGGCTACAGCGGATGGGATTCTCCGCGTCACCGGTTGCCGATCGGGTGCGCAACCTGCCGGGTGTGCTCGGAGCGGCCGAACCCGGATGTCAGCTCGGTATCCTCGTCCTCGTCGTACTCGCCGTCGCTGTGCTCGTCGGCCTGTCCAACACCCGTTCCAGTGTCCACAACCGCCTGTTCGGCGAAGTGATACGAACCGGACTGCTCACCGGTGTCCTCGGCAGCGTGGTCGGGTTCAGTGGCGCGCTGCTGCTACGTGGGCCTCTTGAACAGCTGCTGGGACTGAAGGTGAGCCTCACCGACATGTTGCCGCATCCGCTCTGGGCCGTGGCAGTCGTACTGACGCCGCTCATCGGTCTGGTGCTCGGAGCGTTGTTCGGAGGGCGTTTCGCCGTTCGACGAGCTCCCCGCCCGCCTGCCGCGGGCCAAGCCTGA
- a CDS encoding putative membrane protein YccC (product_source=COG1289; cog=COG1289; pfam=PF12805,PF13515; transmembrane_helix_parts=Inside_1_25,TMhelix_26_43,Outside_44_46,TMhelix_47_66,Inside_67_78,TMhelix_79_101,Outside_102_142,TMhelix_143_165,Inside_166_332,TMhelix_333_355,Outside_356_392,TMhelix_393_415,Inside_416_427,TMhelix_428_445,Outside_446_464,TMhelix_465_487,Inside_488_657), with product MLKRLRAELSTEAGAPDPRQRQYTTAVLLAVVAATLVGRLSDIGEPLIIAGMTAVLTLISSGGHSLRADLRMFARFAPAITVVLAVGPLLTNAPVLAGALVAAVVFGAGMLPALGERYRTFGQTFAAATLLSTTTGIGAGEPAWMLATAAVLGALLALLLRVLVGLTDPSRTIRATVARTLTTPGPGVVESAADSWRADGRVGWLGQVLAGAARFRAAREVLLAQAQQSHGEQREWLYRIATRADEIAAELAVAVRSRVCTGLNGLARTRPEVLEGAANRQVPDAVRGINEGFDRVRRAVLQRDHAAATPAERGGRRQQAVGAMRAHLSLRSSLFQHALRCTLAVTVGMVIVLLLRDPSASTLLLSLYVVLQPAARDSMNGALERTGGAVLGVIVLAVVIVLVPYATLLIPVFIAAMLLRVEQLRNDYRVLLGALIAITVLARIVELDERSLVNATISFAANTAIGAAVALSVGFVSYLVLPGSLVPDVRGTVRATVWSVSELLRSVRAVGRGAELKAPLRAAHVLALRRTQDLLGLPAKLDGSDTVEEEAERSSRDAAVALDALRQDLATLAFRPDSERALAVPALSAVDDLLGGNTTARIPDIPSGQAPATELLAGSLLENALHARAAIDETFGYNDPWKSYTISFVRPERLRIR from the coding sequence GTGCTGAAACGACTACGGGCAGAGCTGTCCACCGAAGCGGGCGCGCCAGACCCACGACAGCGGCAGTACACCACGGCAGTGCTGCTCGCCGTGGTGGCGGCGACCCTCGTCGGCCGACTGTCCGACATCGGAGAACCGCTGATCATCGCGGGAATGACGGCGGTGCTCACCCTGATCTCCTCCGGCGGGCACTCGCTGCGCGCCGACCTGCGGATGTTCGCGAGATTCGCGCCCGCCATCACGGTGGTGCTGGCCGTCGGTCCGCTGCTGACGAACGCGCCGGTGCTCGCGGGGGCGCTGGTGGCCGCCGTGGTGTTCGGCGCGGGCATGCTGCCCGCGCTGGGAGAGCGCTACCGCACCTTCGGGCAGACCTTCGCCGCCGCGACGCTGCTGTCCACCACGACCGGGATCGGCGCGGGAGAACCGGCCTGGATGCTGGCCACCGCCGCCGTGCTCGGCGCGCTGCTGGCGCTGCTGCTGCGGGTGCTGGTGGGGCTGACCGATCCGAGCAGGACGATCCGGGCGACCGTGGCGCGCACGCTGACCACCCCCGGTCCGGGCGTGGTCGAGAGCGCGGCCGACTCCTGGCGCGCCGACGGCAGGGTCGGCTGGCTGGGCCAGGTGCTGGCCGGCGCCGCCCGGTTCCGGGCCGCTCGCGAGGTACTGCTGGCGCAGGCGCAGCAGTCGCACGGCGAGCAGCGGGAATGGCTGTACCGCATCGCGACGCGGGCCGACGAGATCGCGGCCGAACTGGCGGTGGCCGTTCGCTCGCGGGTGTGCACCGGTTTGAACGGTCTGGCCCGCACACGTCCCGAGGTGCTGGAAGGTGCGGCCAACCGGCAGGTGCCGGACGCGGTGCGCGGCATCAACGAGGGGTTCGACCGGGTGCGCCGCGCGGTGCTGCAACGGGACCACGCGGCGGCCACCCCGGCGGAACGCGGTGGCAGGCGGCAGCAGGCCGTGGGGGCGATGCGGGCCCATCTGTCGCTGCGGTCCTCGCTGTTCCAGCACGCGCTGCGCTGCACCCTGGCCGTCACGGTGGGCATGGTGATCGTGCTGCTGCTGCGGGATCCCTCCGCCTCCACGCTGCTGCTGAGCCTGTACGTGGTGCTGCAACCGGCCGCGCGGGACAGCATGAACGGTGCGCTGGAACGCACCGGCGGGGCGGTGCTCGGGGTGATAGTGCTGGCCGTGGTGATCGTGCTGGTGCCCTACGCGACGCTGCTGATACCCGTGTTCATAGCGGCGATGCTGTTGCGGGTGGAACAGCTGCGCAACGACTACCGCGTGCTGCTGGGCGCGCTGATCGCCATCACCGTGCTCGCCCGGATCGTGGAGTTGGACGAGCGTTCGCTGGTCAACGCGACGATCAGCTTCGCAGCCAACACCGCGATCGGTGCCGCGGTCGCGCTCAGCGTGGGATTCGTGAGCTACCTGGTGCTGCCGGGCAGCCTGGTGCCGGACGTGCGGGGGACGGTGCGCGCCACCGTGTGGTCGGTATCGGAACTGCTGCGCAGTGTCCGCGCGGTCGGGCGCGGTGCCGAGCTGAAGGCACCGCTGCGGGCCGCGCACGTGCTCGCGCTGCGCCGCACCCAGGACCTGCTCGGCCTGCCGGCCAAACTGGACGGTTCCGACACGGTTGAGGAGGAAGCCGAGCGCAGCAGCAGGGACGCGGCGGTGGCACTGGACGCGCTGCGGCAGGACCTGGCGACGCTGGCGTTCCGACCCGACTCCGAACGGGCGCTGGCGGTACCGGCGCTGAGCGCGGTCGACGACCTGCTGGGCGGCAACACCACGGCGCGGATACCCGACATCCCGTCCGGGCAGGCACCCGCAACCGAGCTGCTTGCCGGTTCCCTGCTGGAGAACGCGCTGCACGCCAGAGCCGCGATCGACGAGACGTTCGGCTACAACGACCCGTGGAAGAGCTACACCATCTCGTTCGTGCGCCCGGAACGGCTGCGGATCCGTTGA
- a CDS encoding hypothetical protein (product_source=Hypo-rule applied; pfam=PF13399; transmembrane_helix_parts=Outside_1_14,TMhelix_15_37,Inside_38_219) encodes MPSGEFATGRSAARIGGFALLGVGVLALFFGVATALTGDREPSADPTGTAPPPPASTSTSAKAPGTSAPNTSASSEPSESSNSRSSETDRGSSSATAPGTTSENRNGGDGSQGDGDSSEGDSRERISLRVYNNSKIENLAHRAAGDLRGAGFRVVEVDNYAGGRIPVTTVYYRPDTEERAQARTVARRLDARVEPRFNGITDASPGVIVIVTKNYDGLG; translated from the coding sequence ATGCCCTCCGGAGAGTTCGCAACCGGGCGTTCCGCCGCCCGAATCGGCGGTTTCGCGTTGCTGGGAGTCGGCGTGCTCGCCCTGTTCTTCGGAGTGGCCACCGCGCTCACCGGTGATCGCGAGCCCTCGGCTGATCCCACCGGTACGGCGCCTCCGCCACCGGCTTCGACGAGCACCTCCGCGAAAGCCCCGGGAACTTCCGCGCCGAACACCTCGGCGTCCTCGGAGCCGTCCGAGTCGTCGAACTCCCGTTCCTCGGAGACCGACCGGGGGTCGTCTTCCGCGACCGCTCCCGGGACCACATCGGAGAACCGGAACGGGGGTGATGGCAGTCAGGGTGACGGCGATTCGAGTGAAGGGGACTCCCGGGAACGGATCTCGCTGCGGGTCTACAACAACAGCAAGATCGAGAACCTCGCGCACCGCGCGGCAGGCGACCTCAGGGGCGCGGGATTCCGGGTGGTCGAGGTGGACAACTACGCGGGCGGCAGGATCCCGGTCACCACCGTCTACTACCGGCCGGACACCGAGGAACGCGCGCAGGCGCGCACCGTGGCGCGGCGGCTGGACGCCAGGGTCGAGCCGAGGTTCAACGGCATCACCGACGCCAGTCCCGGCGTGATCGTCATCGTCACCAAGAACTACGACGGCCTCGGCTGA
- a CDS encoding hypothetical protein (product_source=Hypo-rule applied; pfam=PF11662) → MDAAQMLTAHEIARQCELLARVAERSDSQPEESRGYGHLRAVEPITQPLERVPEQPGGPTEETESEEDSSGTELTDRERELLAFERQWWKAVDSKERAVRELFALEPHEYYRLIAKLLDKPAAMRAEPMLIKRLRRQRADGRLGTSTARPAPERE, encoded by the coding sequence ATGGACGCCGCCCAGATGTTGACCGCACACGAGATCGCGCGGCAGTGCGAGCTGCTGGCGCGGGTGGCGGAGCGGTCCGATTCACAACCGGAGGAGTCCCGCGGATACGGGCACTTACGTGCGGTGGAGCCGATCACCCAACCCCTCGAGCGAGTACCGGAACAACCCGGTGGGCCGACCGAGGAAACCGAGTCCGAAGAGGACTCCTCCGGCACCGAACTGACCGACCGCGAGCGTGAACTGCTGGCCTTCGAACGCCAGTGGTGGAAAGCGGTGGACAGCAAGGAGCGTGCCGTCCGGGAGCTGTTCGCTCTCGAACCCCACGAGTACTATCGGTTGATCGCGAAACTGCTCGACAAACCGGCGGCGATGCGAGCCGAACCGATGCTGATCAAACGACTGCGCAGGCAGCGCGCGGATGGCAGGCTCGGCACGAGCACCGCGCGTCCAGCACCCGAACGGGAGTAA
- a CDS encoding peptide deformylase (product_source=KO:K01462; cath_funfam=3.90.45.10; cog=COG0242; ko=KO:K01462; pfam=PF01327; superfamily=56420; tigrfam=TIGR00079), with product MTVHPIRIAGDPVLHTATREVDAFDDELRTLIDDMFETMNAANGVGLAANQIGVDLRLFVYDCPDDEGVNHRGVVVNPRLETSEIPVTMPDPDDDWEGCLSVPGESFPTGRADYAKVTGFDGDGSAVKLEGHGHLARCFQHETDHLDGYLYLSRLTGRHARAAKKMLKRNGWTEPGNSWNPVTDADPFAE from the coding sequence ATGACTGTCCACCCCATCCGCATCGCGGGCGATCCGGTACTGCACACCGCGACACGCGAGGTCGATGCCTTCGACGACGAGCTGCGCACCCTGATCGACGACATGTTCGAGACCATGAACGCGGCCAACGGGGTGGGGCTGGCGGCCAACCAGATCGGGGTGGACCTCCGGCTGTTCGTCTACGACTGCCCGGACGACGAGGGCGTGAACCATCGGGGTGTGGTGGTGAACCCGCGGCTGGAGACCTCGGAGATACCGGTGACCATGCCCGATCCGGACGACGACTGGGAGGGCTGCCTGTCGGTTCCCGGCGAGTCGTTCCCCACCGGCCGGGCGGACTACGCGAAGGTCACCGGCTTCGACGGCGACGGCTCAGCCGTGAAGCTGGAGGGACACGGTCACCTGGCCAGGTGCTTCCAGCACGAGACCGACCACCTCGACGGTTACCTGTACCTGAGCAGGCTGACCGGGAGGCACGCGCGCGCCGCCAAGAAGATGCTCAAGCGCAACGGCTGGACCGAACCGGGCAACTCGTGGAACCCGGTCACCGACGCGGACCCGTTCGCCGAGTAA
- a CDS encoding hypothetical protein (product_source=Hypo-rule applied; cath_funfam=1.10.1220.10; superfamily=47598), translating into MRTTLRLDDDVHVALKERARREGRSTGQTLSELARQALYASGDLRPRSVLNRGFSPLPRRGAVVSNALVDQVREEESL; encoded by the coding sequence ATGCGCACCACACTTCGGTTGGATGACGATGTTCACGTCGCGCTCAAGGAGCGTGCCCGTCGCGAGGGCCGCTCTACCGGGCAGACCCTGTCCGAACTCGCCCGCCAGGCGTTGTACGCCTCCGGTGACCTCCGGCCGAGGAGCGTCCTCAACCGAGGATTCAGTCCGTTGCCACGCCGAGGGGCTGTCGTGTCGAACGCCCTCGTGGATCAAGTCCGGGAGGAAGAATCGCTATGA
- a CDS encoding hydroxymethylpyrimidine/phosphomethylpyrimidine kinase (product_source=KO:K00941; cath_funfam=3.40.1190.20; cog=COG0351; ko=KO:K00941; pfam=PF08543; superfamily=53613; tigrfam=TIGR00097) yields MDSTPTGTGIRPANDTAPPTALTIAGSDSGGSAGMHADLRTFFSCGVHGMTAVTAVTVQNTLGVSDMVEIPPETVAAQVESVASDIGVHAAKTGVLPSAACIEAVLAACDRQGIGRDGRTPLVLDPVAASRNGEPLLRADALAALRDEAFPRATLVTPNLDEVRLLTGIEVRDRDQLWDAAKAVHDFGPEYVLIKSGHLPEDPECVDLLFDGHEAVTLPGPRYSTVHTHGAGDAFASAITAALARGAPMERAVRLGKRFVSRSVRHAYPLGNGVGPVSTFWRISSRSIQ; encoded by the coding sequence ATGGACTCCACACCCACGGGCACCGGAATCCGGCCCGCCAACGACACGGCCCCGCCCACGGCCCTGACGATCGCGGGATCGGACTCGGGAGGCAGTGCGGGCATGCACGCCGACCTGCGCACCTTCTTCTCCTGCGGCGTGCACGGCATGACCGCGGTGACGGCGGTGACCGTGCAGAACACGCTCGGAGTCTCCGACATGGTCGAGATCCCGCCGGAGACGGTGGCGGCCCAGGTCGAGTCGGTCGCCTCCGACATCGGGGTGCACGCCGCCAAGACCGGGGTGCTGCCCTCGGCGGCGTGCATCGAGGCGGTGCTGGCGGCCTGCGACCGGCAGGGCATCGGCCGGGACGGCCGCACCCCGCTGGTGCTCGATCCGGTGGCCGCCTCGCGCAACGGCGAACCGCTGCTGCGGGCCGACGCGCTGGCGGCGCTGCGCGACGAGGCGTTCCCCCGGGCCACCCTGGTGACACCGAACCTCGACGAGGTGCGGCTGCTGACCGGTATCGAGGTGCGAGACCGGGACCAGCTCTGGGACGCGGCCAAGGCGGTGCACGACTTCGGCCCCGAGTACGTGCTGATCAAGAGCGGGCACCTGCCCGAGGACCCGGAGTGCGTGGACCTGCTGTTCGACGGGCACGAGGCGGTCACCCTGCCCGGCCCCCGGTACTCCACGGTGCACACTCACGGCGCGGGTGACGCCTTCGCGTCCGCGATCACCGCCGCGCTGGCGCGCGGCGCGCCGATGGAGCGCGCGGTCCGGCTGGGCAAGCGGTTCGTCAGCCGCTCGGTGCGGCACGCCTACCCGCTGGGCAACGGCGTCGGCCCGGTCTCGACCTTCTGGCGGATCAGCAGTCGCTCGATCCAGTGA
- a CDS encoding phosphomethylpyrimidine synthase (product_source=KO:K03147; cog=COG0422; ko=KO:K03147; pfam=PF01964,PF13667; superfamily=51569; tigrfam=TIGR00190), whose amino-acid sequence MADVYPNESTSNGTATPSITTGAIRGSHKIHHSTESGLRVPARRIELSNGQHLDVYDTSGPYTDDNAGIDVHEGIHPLRRGWTDGREHRTQLEWARQGAVTREMEYIAAREDLSPEFVRSEVAAGRAVVPANRCHPETEPMIIGKNFLVKVNANIGNSAVTSSVEEEVEKMVWASRWGADTIMDLSTGSRIHETREAILRNSPVPIGTVPIYQAMEKVDSDPAKLTWEIYRDTVIEQCEQGVDYMTVHAGVLLRYVPMTAQRVTGIVSRGGSIMAAWCLAHHRESFLYERFSELCEILRSYDVTFSLGDGLRPGSIADANDRAQFAELETLGELTHIAREHGVQVMIEGPGHVPMHKIEENVRREEELCGEAPFYTLGPLATDIAPAYDHITSAIGAAEIGRAGTAMLCYVTPKEHLGLPNRDDVKTGVIAYKIAAHSADLAKGHPRAQERDDELSKARFEFRWNDQFNLSLDPDTARAYHDETLPAEPAKTAHFCSMCGPKFCSMKITQDVRDYAAKHGLDSVEAIEAGMREKSEEFAASGGEVYLPMAE is encoded by the coding sequence ATGGCCGACGTGTATCCGAACGAGTCCACATCGAACGGAACGGCCACACCGAGCATCACCACCGGAGCGATCCGGGGTTCGCACAAGATCCACCACAGCACCGAGTCGGGACTGCGCGTGCCCGCGCGCCGGATCGAGCTGAGCAACGGCCAGCACCTCGACGTCTACGACACCTCCGGACCCTACACCGACGACAACGCCGGGATCGACGTGCACGAGGGCATCCACCCGCTGCGTCGTGGTTGGACGGACGGACGGGAGCACCGCACCCAGCTGGAGTGGGCGCGACAGGGTGCCGTCACCCGCGAGATGGAGTACATCGCGGCGCGCGAGGACCTCTCCCCCGAATTCGTGCGCTCCGAGGTCGCCGCCGGCCGCGCGGTGGTCCCGGCGAACCGCTGCCACCCGGAGACCGAGCCGATGATCATCGGGAAGAACTTCCTGGTGAAGGTCAACGCCAACATCGGCAACTCGGCGGTCACCTCCTCGGTCGAGGAGGAGGTGGAGAAGATGGTCTGGGCGAGCCGCTGGGGCGCCGACACGATCATGGACCTGTCCACCGGCAGCCGCATCCACGAGACCAGGGAAGCCATCCTGCGCAACTCACCGGTGCCGATCGGCACCGTCCCGATCTACCAGGCGATGGAGAAGGTCGACAGCGATCCGGCCAAGCTGACCTGGGAGATCTACCGCGACACCGTGATCGAGCAGTGCGAGCAGGGCGTGGACTACATGACGGTGCACGCCGGGGTGCTGCTGCGCTACGTTCCGATGACGGCCCAACGTGTGACCGGCATCGTCTCGCGCGGGGGCTCGATCATGGCCGCCTGGTGCCTGGCGCACCACAGGGAGAGCTTCCTGTACGAGCGGTTCTCCGAGCTGTGCGAGATCCTGCGCTCCTACGACGTCACGTTCTCGCTGGGCGACGGGCTGCGTCCGGGCTCGATCGCCGACGCCAACGACCGCGCCCAGTTCGCCGAGCTGGAGACCCTCGGCGAACTCACCCACATCGCGCGGGAGCACGGCGTGCAGGTGATGATCGAGGGGCCGGGACACGTGCCGATGCACAAGATCGAGGAGAACGTCCGCCGCGAGGAGGAGCTGTGTGGCGAGGCCCCGTTCTACACGCTCGGGCCGCTGGCCACCGACATCGCTCCGGCGTACGACCACATCACCTCGGCGATCGGCGCGGCCGAGATCGGCAGGGCGGGCACCGCGATGCTGTGCTACGTCACCCCGAAGGAGCACCTGGGATTGCCGAACCGGGACGACGTCAAGACGGGCGTGATCGCGTACAAGATCGCGGCGCACTCGGCCGACCTCGCCAAGGGGCACCCCCGTGCGCAGGAACGCGATGACGAGCTGTCCAAGGCGCGCTTCGAGTTCCGCTGGAACGACCAGTTCAACCTCTCGCTGGACCCCGACACCGCGCGGGCGTACCACGACGAGACGCTGCCCGCCGAGCCCGCGAAGACGGCGCACTTCTGCTCCATGTGCGGGCCGAAGTTCTGCTCGATGAAGATCACGCAGGACGTGCGCGACTACGCCGCGAAGCACGGCCTGGACAGCGTGGAGGCGATCGAGGCCGGGATGCGGGAGAAGTCCGAGGAGTTCGCCGCCTCCGGCGGGGAGGTCTATCTCCCGATGGCCGAGTAA
- a CDS encoding Uma2 family endonuclease (product_source=COG4636; cath_funfam=3.90.1570.10; cog=COG4636; pfam=PF05685; superfamily=52980), with protein MRHESDTGGERAVPAAPAYSPPTSTGLFEVWRELDVPEGWRAEIIEERIVLTPPPGHEHNLVADQLHRLFVRNVPDHWAIFQTAGVSVAPRVGLFVPDLLVIPRDRVPSDAEATPVPAALALLAVEITSPSNPETDRTTKLRAYAGAEVPLYLLVDRYDSREPTVSLYSDPASGHYRHLVQVPFGDGIELPEPFGFRLETTRF; from the coding sequence ATGCGTCACGAATCCGACACAGGAGGTGAGCGCGCTGTGCCCGCCGCGCCGGCATACTCGCCCCCGACCTCGACGGGACTGTTCGAGGTCTGGCGGGAACTGGATGTGCCCGAGGGGTGGCGCGCGGAGATCATCGAGGAAAGGATAGTGCTGACACCGCCGCCCGGGCACGAACACAACCTGGTCGCGGACCAACTGCACCGGCTGTTCGTGCGCAACGTGCCGGATCACTGGGCGATCTTTCAGACCGCCGGTGTCTCGGTGGCGCCGCGCGTCGGTCTCTTTGTGCCGGATTTGCTGGTGATACCGCGCGACCGGGTTCCGAGCGATGCGGAAGCCACTCCTGTGCCCGCCGCGCTCGCGCTGCTGGCCGTCGAGATCACTTCCCCCAGCAATCCCGAGACCGACCGAACCACCAAGCTTCGGGCGTACGCCGGTGCGGAAGTGCCGCTCTACCTGCTCGTCGACCGCTACGACTCCAGGGAACCGACTGTGTCGCTGTACTCCGATCCCGCGTCCGGGCACTACCGGCACCTGGTTCAGGTCCCGTTCGGCGACGGGATCGAGCTGCCCGAGCCGTTCGGTTTCCGCCTGGAAACCACGCGGTTCTGA